A stretch of the Sulfurimonas sp. HSL3-1 genome encodes the following:
- a CDS encoding MFS transporter, translated as MKHYIALLKNEPLLRRISSIQLIAYFGAWFSNVAIFTLLLKLGASPLVVATVAALHFLPGVLQAPFSGALIDKIAPKRLMLALLLVEIVTTLPLVLVDDAAQLWLLFVLVFVRMGASSFYFTLEMALLPRFLKASALKHANEIHSIIWSVSYTVGMALSGIAVYYLGVKTAFLADAALFAVAFALLLPAVFPPHKTRDTDRYLALLSQSVGYLKRNPLTLHLIFLHAFVGFTAFDGLVPLAAEAYYLPAIAAPLAIGLTHAFRALGLVGGPLLLGRWISIKRLPLLLLLQAAAIFLWAALLPHFYLSLAASILVGLSTTVIWSFTYTLLQRNTDEAYYGRVIAYNDMIFLLTVSAVSFLIGVLVEWGMGLQSVMALLGVAFIVSALYFGWIARRFALEEPGV; from the coding sequence GTGAAACACTACATCGCCCTGTTGAAAAACGAACCGCTGCTGCGGCGCATCTCCTCGATCCAGCTCATCGCCTATTTCGGGGCCTGGTTCAGCAACGTCGCCATCTTTACCCTGCTGCTGAAGCTCGGTGCCTCCCCCCTCGTTGTCGCCACCGTCGCGGCGCTGCATTTTCTGCCCGGGGTCCTGCAGGCCCCCTTTTCCGGCGCGCTGATCGACAAGATCGCCCCGAAGCGGCTGATGCTGGCACTGCTGCTTGTCGAGATCGTCACGACCCTGCCGCTGGTGCTGGTCGATGACGCGGCGCAACTCTGGCTGCTCTTCGTGCTGGTCTTTGTGCGCATGGGAGCCTCCAGTTTCTATTTTACGCTGGAGATGGCGCTGCTGCCGCGCTTTTTGAAGGCGTCGGCGCTCAAACACGCCAACGAGATCCATTCGATCATCTGGTCTGTCTCCTATACCGTCGGGATGGCGCTGAGCGGCATCGCCGTCTACTACCTCGGCGTCAAGACCGCCTTCCTCGCCGACGCCGCCCTCTTCGCCGTCGCGTTTGCGCTGCTCCTGCCCGCCGTTTTCCCCCCGCACAAAACGCGCGATACGGATCGCTATCTGGCGCTGCTCTCGCAGAGCGTCGGCTACCTAAAGCGCAACCCCCTGACCCTGCACCTGATCTTCCTGCACGCCTTCGTCGGCTTTACCGCCTTTGACGGCCTGGTCCCGCTCGCCGCGGAGGCCTACTACCTTCCGGCGATCGCCGCACCGCTGGCCATCGGGCTTACCCATGCGTTCCGGGCCCTGGGGCTGGTCGGCGGTCCGCTGCTGCTGGGGCGCTGGATCAGCATCAAAAGGCTGCCCCTGCTTCTGCTGCTGCAGGCCGCTGCCATCTTCCTCTGGGCGGCCCTGCTACCCCATTTCTATCTCTCGCTGGCAGCCTCTATCCTTGTGGGCCTCAGTACGACCGTCATCTGGTCCTTTACCTATACCCTGCTGCAGCGCAACACCGACGAAGCCTACTACGGACGTGTCATCGCCTATAACGACATGATCTTCCTGCTGACGGTCTCTGCCGTCTCGTTCCTGATCGGCGTCCTGGTGGAGTGGGGGATGGGACTGCAGAGCGTCATGGCGCTGCTCGGAGTCGCTTTTATTGTTTCGGCGCTCTATTTCGGCTGGATTGCCCGCCGTTTCGCGCTGGAAGAACCGGGAGTGTAA
- a CDS encoding glutamate-5-semialdehyde dehydrogenase, whose protein sequence is MAAKQRGKRDNMNAFLEEAKAASRELMLLSGAEKNRLLREMAGAMRSATMDIIEANALDMKAAEENNLSSALKDRLLLDEKRIDAMATAVEEIAALKDPVGRVIDGWVTDDGLKIEKVSIPIGVIGIIYESRPNVTSDTAALCFKSNNVCVLKGGKEAEHSNAAIAKVLRATLKRNDLPEALISLLPDASREGVAKLIKMDKYVDLIVPRGGEGLIRYVSENATVPVVKHDKGQCHTYIDKDADMEKAVKIAVNAKVDRPGVCNAMETLLVDRAIAAEALPKLKEAFDAAHTELKGCGDTRAIIDVAEATEADFDTEYLANILNIRTVDGVDGAVAHIVRFGSGHSEAIITESYTTAEYFLNAVDAAAVYVNASTRFTDGGAFGFGAEVGISTNKLHARGPMGIEGLTTYKFKIYGNGQIR, encoded by the coding sequence ATGGCCGCAAAACAGAGGGGAAAGCGAGACAATATGAATGCATTTTTGGAAGAAGCGAAAGCGGCGAGCCGGGAGCTGATGCTGCTCAGCGGCGCGGAGAAAAACCGCCTGTTGCGGGAGATGGCGGGGGCGATGCGTTCCGCGACGATGGACATCATCGAAGCCAACGCGCTGGATATGAAAGCGGCGGAGGAGAACAACCTGAGCAGCGCCCTCAAAGACCGCCTGCTGCTCGACGAGAAGCGCATCGATGCCATGGCGACGGCCGTCGAGGAGATCGCGGCGCTCAAAGACCCCGTCGGCCGGGTCATCGACGGCTGGGTCACCGACGACGGGCTTAAGATCGAAAAGGTGAGCATCCCCATCGGCGTCATCGGCATCATCTACGAATCGCGCCCCAACGTCACCTCCGACACGGCGGCACTCTGTTTCAAAAGTAACAACGTCTGTGTACTCAAAGGGGGCAAGGAGGCGGAGCACTCCAACGCCGCCATCGCCAAGGTGCTGCGCGCCACGTTGAAACGCAACGATCTGCCCGAGGCGCTTATTTCCCTGCTGCCGGATGCATCGCGCGAAGGGGTGGCGAAGCTGATCAAGATGGACAAGTACGTCGACCTGATCGTCCCCCGGGGCGGCGAAGGGCTTATCCGCTACGTCAGCGAAAACGCGACCGTGCCGGTCGTCAAGCACGACAAGGGGCAGTGCCACACCTACATCGACAAAGACGCCGATATGGAGAAGGCGGTGAAGATCGCCGTCAACGCCAAAGTGGACCGTCCCGGCGTCTGCAACGCGATGGAGACCCTCCTCGTCGACAGAGCCATTGCGGCCGAAGCGCTGCCGAAGCTCAAAGAGGCGTTTGACGCGGCGCATACGGAGCTCAAAGGGTGCGGCGACACCCGCGCGATCATTGACGTCGCCGAAGCGACGGAGGCGGATTTCGATACGGAGTACCTGGCGAACATTCTCAACATCCGCACAGTCGACGGTGTCGACGGGGCCGTAGCGCACATCGTCCGGTTCGGTTCGGGCCACTCCGAGGCGATCATTACGGAGAGTTACACGACGGCGGAGTATTTTCTCAACGCCGTCGACGCGGCGGCGGTCTACGTCAACGCCTCGACCCGCTTCACCGACGGGGGGGCCTTCGGCTTCGGTGCCGAGGTCGGCATCTCCACGAACAAGCTGCACGCACGCGGTCCGATGGGGATCGAGGGGCTGACGACCTACAAGTTCAAGATCTACGGCAACGGCCAGATACGCTGA
- a CDS encoding putative bifunctional diguanylate cyclase/phosphodiesterase — MRQFDFDKLKYLYSTVPVILLIHFFSVLLFSVFMWHYVDNIALAVWISVSVIVLLFRFYHYLLYSNSSEEELRPQSTLWLHRYYTYVLIGGGLWGSTAVLLFPPHEILYQMVVVLFILGLTATALGIISASWELVVAYALLSFAPIIVRLAWMEDPLYQTIAYIVSALGILLIFSAKHFGSVIDNAIYSKFALTQAMSALENTQGRLISLLDNAPVGIFYYDSSLHITDLNNQLLKTFRLTSRDPLIGYDLGTLMDKRILPALNQALEDGQGRYEGPFYSTFSENSLYIELSTVPVIDKKRLHQGAICFVKDLTMEKEAQELIKQNSFYDPLTKLPNRSLVTDRIKLSIEQSRRHLFHCAVLFIDLDHFKHINDDYGHYIGDQVLYQVSQRLLKQLRSEDTVARVGGDEFLILLNTLSDDYTAAAQEAMEIALGLIDAINGIFGIDGESISLSASIGINVFRGEEGMLPDAIIKRADIAMFQAKRTGRQHAELYHESFETSQHELFQMEKELRTALDEKEFELYYQPKVAIDSDKIAQVEALIRWNHPDKGLIMPEAFIPYAEESGLIVKIGEWVLEESIKQIKQWQQTGAANAIERVSVNVSSHQFNQPDFVDYLRALVTSYEIAPEMIELELTESAMVDNSRGAIDKVKALEAFGVRVALDDFGTGYSSLSYLKHLPVSVIKIDRSFITDLKHNENSLMIVKTIIAIAKSMDLTVVAEGVETDEELSMLKELGCDYYQGFLCEKALPVKKLEALISTKISTRQSIEEKRLPEQSTSAK, encoded by the coding sequence ATGCGCCAATTCGACTTTGACAAACTGAAGTACCTCTACAGTACTGTTCCGGTCATTCTTCTCATCCACTTTTTCAGCGTCCTTCTTTTCAGTGTCTTCATGTGGCACTACGTCGACAACATTGCCCTGGCAGTCTGGATCAGCGTCTCGGTCATCGTCCTGCTCTTCCGCTTTTACCATTACCTGCTCTACAGCAACAGCTCCGAAGAGGAGCTCAGACCCCAAAGCACCCTTTGGCTGCACCGCTACTACACCTACGTGCTTATCGGCGGGGGGCTTTGGGGCAGCACCGCCGTACTGCTCTTTCCCCCGCACGAGATCCTTTACCAGATGGTCGTCGTCTTGTTCATTCTCGGCCTGACCGCCACCGCGCTGGGCATCATCTCCGCCTCCTGGGAGCTGGTCGTCGCTTACGCCCTGCTCTCCTTCGCACCCATTATCGTCCGCCTGGCGTGGATGGAAGACCCGCTCTACCAAACTATCGCCTACATTGTCAGTGCCCTGGGGATCCTGCTCATCTTCAGTGCCAAACATTTCGGCTCCGTCATCGACAATGCCATCTACAGCAAGTTCGCGCTGACCCAGGCCATGTCCGCCCTCGAAAATACGCAGGGGCGCCTCATCTCCCTCCTCGACAACGCCCCCGTCGGGATCTTTTATTATGACAGCAGTCTGCATATCACCGACCTTAACAACCAGCTGCTCAAAACATTTCGACTGACATCGCGTGATCCCCTCATAGGGTACGACCTCGGCACCCTCATGGACAAACGCATCCTGCCGGCACTGAATCAGGCACTGGAAGACGGTCAGGGACGCTACGAGGGGCCTTTCTACTCGACTTTCTCGGAAAACTCCCTCTATATCGAGCTCTCCACCGTGCCCGTCATCGATAAAAAACGGCTGCACCAGGGCGCCATCTGTTTTGTCAAGGACCTGACGATGGAGAAAGAGGCCCAGGAGTTGATCAAGCAGAACAGCTTCTACGACCCGCTGACCAAACTGCCCAACCGCAGTCTCGTCACCGACCGGATCAAACTCTCCATTGAACAGAGCAGACGCCATCTTTTTCACTGCGCCGTGCTCTTTATTGACCTGGACCATTTCAAACATATCAACGATGATTACGGCCACTATATCGGCGACCAGGTGCTCTACCAGGTCAGTCAGCGGCTGCTCAAACAGCTTCGATCCGAAGACACCGTCGCACGGGTCGGGGGGGACGAGTTTCTGATTCTCCTCAATACCCTCTCGGATGACTATACCGCAGCGGCCCAGGAGGCGATGGAGATCGCCCTGGGGCTGATTGACGCGATCAACGGGATCTTTGGCATCGACGGGGAGTCCATTTCGCTCTCCGCGAGTATCGGTATCAATGTCTTCCGCGGCGAAGAGGGGATGCTCCCCGACGCCATCATCAAACGTGCCGATATCGCCATGTTCCAGGCCAAACGGACCGGTCGGCAGCATGCCGAGCTCTACCATGAATCTTTTGAAACCTCCCAGCATGAACTCTTCCAAATGGAAAAAGAGCTTCGCACCGCCTTGGACGAGAAAGAGTTCGAACTCTACTACCAGCCGAAGGTGGCCATCGACAGCGACAAGATCGCTCAGGTCGAAGCACTTATCCGCTGGAACCACCCCGACAAGGGACTGATCATGCCGGAGGCGTTCATCCCCTACGCCGAGGAGAGCGGACTCATCGTGAAAATCGGCGAATGGGTGCTGGAGGAGAGTATCAAACAGATCAAGCAGTGGCAGCAGACGGGTGCGGCCAACGCCATCGAACGCGTCTCCGTCAATGTCAGTTCCCACCAGTTTAACCAGCCCGATTTCGTCGACTACCTCCGGGCCCTTGTCACCAGTTACGAGATCGCCCCCGAGATGATCGAACTTGAACTGACCGAAAGCGCCATGGTCGACAACTCCCGCGGCGCCATCGACAAAGTCAAAGCGCTTGAGGCCTTCGGTGTACGCGTCGCGCTGGACGATTTCGGTACGGGCTACTCCTCGCTTTCCTACCTCAAGCACCTCCCCGTCAGCGTGATCAAGATCGACCGCTCTTTCATCACCGATCTGAAGCACAACGAGAATTCCCTGATGATCGTCAAAACCATCATCGCCATCGCCAAAAGCATGGACCTGACCGTCGTTGCCGAGGGGGTCGAAACAGATGAGGAGCTGAGCATGCTCAAAGAACTCGGCTGCGACTACTACCAGGGCTTCCTGTGCGAAAAGGCCCTGCCGGTCAAAAAACTTGAAGCGCTGATCAGCACCAAAATCAGTACCCGGCAATCCATCGAAGAAAAACGCCTGCCCGAGCAATCGACAAGCGCAAAGTAA
- a CDS encoding SagB/ThcOx family dehydrogenase, with protein sequence MHTLETVFEYHDRTKHHPNRYAASLGYMDWATQPDPYRRFDGAKGVVLPLPSPGPEPTYAALFEPLPSEPLTLETLSVLLRYSLGLAAVKCIGSDCWTLRCNASSGNLHPTEGYVILPPIEGVSTQSVVAHYAPLTHSLELLHAFDTDVWSGLPEGSFLMGLTSIVWREAWKYGERAFRYTQLDAGHALRAAQISARLNGWHARLFDAFEADTLDTLLGLDQPARFQPNEEEIADALLLITPEKDVVTPDLIPLLAQCRTAYAGTANRLSPSQHPWEAITLVERATSAAVNLPTDTAHPPFSSNCGTAAEEVILTRRSARAMDFGRTHIDFESFTRLMQAARNAVDGFTPAASLILFVHDVETLEPGLYLYLLNDSYLESFKTSMRGDFLFRPAGEHLYLLEAGDFRAQAKFISCSQEIASDGAFSLGMLCEFAPQIERFGPGRYKSLYWECGAIGQQLYLEATSQGLSATGIGCFLDDVMHRLLGLEGNDFQSLYHLAIGYAIPDLRLQTKLPYSRR encoded by the coding sequence ATGCATACCCTTGAAACCGTTTTCGAATACCATGACCGTACCAAGCACCACCCCAACCGCTATGCGGCGTCGCTGGGCTATATGGACTGGGCAACGCAGCCCGATCCCTACCGCCGCTTCGACGGGGCAAAGGGAGTCGTCCTTCCCCTCCCCTCCCCGGGACCCGAACCGACCTACGCCGCCCTTTTTGAGCCACTCCCCTCCGAACCGCTCACCCTGGAGACCCTCTCCGTTCTACTGCGCTACAGCCTGGGACTTGCGGCCGTCAAATGCATCGGCAGCGACTGCTGGACGTTGCGCTGCAACGCCTCCAGCGGCAACCTCCATCCCACCGAAGGCTACGTTATCCTCCCCCCGATTGAGGGCGTCAGCACCCAAAGCGTCGTTGCGCACTACGCGCCGCTGACCCACAGTCTGGAGCTCCTTCATGCCTTCGATACGGACGTCTGGTCGGGACTCCCGGAGGGCTCCTTTCTGATGGGCCTCACCTCCATCGTCTGGCGCGAGGCGTGGAAGTACGGCGAGCGCGCCTTCCGCTACACCCAGCTCGACGCCGGCCACGCCCTGCGCGCCGCCCAGATATCCGCGCGCCTTAACGGCTGGCACGCCCGCCTCTTTGACGCCTTCGAGGCAGACACCCTCGACACATTGCTGGGGCTGGATCAGCCTGCCCGCTTCCAGCCGAACGAGGAGGAGATCGCCGATGCCCTGCTGCTCATTACGCCGGAAAAAGACGTCGTAACGCCCGACCTTATCCCCCTGCTCGCCCAATGCCGCACAGCCTATGCGGGGACGGCGAACCGTCTCAGCCCCTCCCAGCACCCCTGGGAGGCGATCACCCTTGTTGAGCGGGCCACATCCGCTGCGGTGAACCTCCCGACCGACACGGCACACCCGCCTTTCAGCAGCAACTGCGGCACCGCTGCCGAAGAGGTCATCCTTACCCGCCGCAGTGCCCGCGCCATGGATTTCGGCCGTACCCATATCGACTTCGAATCGTTCACCCGGCTGATGCAGGCGGCACGGAACGCTGTTGACGGTTTCACACCTGCTGCCTCCCTCATCCTTTTCGTCCATGACGTCGAGACCCTGGAGCCGGGTCTGTACCTTTACCTCCTGAACGACAGCTACCTGGAATCCTTTAAAACGAGCATGCGGGGCGACTTTCTCTTCCGGCCGGCCGGGGAGCACCTCTATCTGCTTGAAGCGGGTGACTTCCGCGCCCAGGCCAAATTCATCTCCTGCAGCCAGGAGATCGCATCCGACGGCGCCTTCTCGCTCGGCATGCTCTGCGAATTCGCCCCCCAGATTGAGCGCTTCGGGCCGGGACGCTACAAAAGCCTCTACTGGGAGTGCGGCGCCATAGGCCAGCAGCTCTACCTCGAAGCGACGTCGCAGGGGCTCAGCGCCACGGGCATCGGCTGTTTCCTCGACGATGTCATGCACCGGTTGCTGGGGCTGGAGGGGAACGATTTCCAGAGCCTCTACCACCTGGCCATCGGCTACGCCATTCCCGACCTCCGCCTGCAGACAAAACTCCCCTACAGCAGACGATAG
- the dnaK gene encoding molecular chaperone DnaK, producing the protein MSKVIGIDLGTTNSAVAVFEGGEAKIIPNKEGKNTTPSVVAFTDKGEVLVGDPAKRQAITNPEKTIYSVKRIMGLMMNEEKAKEAHDKVTYKIVDKNGMAAVDVAGKVYTPQEISAKILTKLKEDAEAYLGTPVTDAVITVPAYFNDAQRKATKEAGTIAGLNVLRIINEPTASALAYGLDKKGEENVLVYDLGGGTFDVTTLEIAEGTFEVLSTDGNAFLGGDDFDNRIVDFLAGEFKSENGIDLKADKMALQRLKDAAEAAKKELSSASETEINLPFITADATGPKHLVVKLTRAKFEGMIDDLIKETMTHINVALKDADLDKGEIKEVIMVGGSIRVPLAQQKVSEYFGGKELNKSVNPDEVVALGAAIQGGVLRGDVKDVLLLDVTPLSLGIETLGGVATKVIEKGTTIPVKKSQVFSTAEDNQPAVSIHVVQGEREFAKDNKSLGMFELTEIPAAPRGVPQIEVTFDIDANGILTVSAADKGTGKRQEIKITGSSGLSEEEINKMVQDAESHKAEDEKRKELVDLRNQADAMIAQTEKAMKEAGENIDAGDKANIESAIAALKETLKDENATKEQIEEKLKTLTEASHKLAEQMYKQEQGGAAASEGAKKADDDVIDAEIE; encoded by the coding sequence ATGAGTAAAGTAATCGGTATTGACCTTGGTACAACCAACTCCGCGGTAGCGGTCTTTGAAGGCGGCGAAGCGAAAATCATCCCGAACAAAGAGGGTAAGAACACGACGCCTTCCGTCGTTGCCTTTACGGACAAGGGCGAAGTCCTCGTCGGTGACCCGGCAAAACGCCAGGCGATCACAAACCCGGAGAAGACGATCTACTCCGTCAAGCGTATCATGGGTCTCATGATGAACGAAGAGAAGGCCAAAGAGGCGCACGACAAAGTCACCTACAAGATCGTCGACAAAAACGGTATGGCAGCAGTCGACGTCGCCGGCAAAGTCTATACGCCGCAGGAGATCTCCGCGAAGATCCTGACCAAACTGAAAGAGGATGCGGAAGCGTATCTCGGCACGCCTGTGACCGACGCGGTCATTACGGTTCCGGCCTACTTCAACGACGCCCAGCGTAAAGCGACGAAGGAAGCGGGAACGATCGCGGGCCTGAACGTCCTGCGTATCATCAACGAACCGACGGCCTCCGCACTGGCATACGGTCTGGATAAAAAAGGCGAAGAGAACGTTCTCGTCTACGACCTGGGGGGCGGTACCTTCGACGTCACGACCCTCGAGATCGCGGAAGGGACTTTCGAGGTTCTCTCCACTGACGGTAACGCCTTCCTTGGCGGCGACGACTTCGACAACCGTATCGTCGATTTCCTCGCCGGCGAGTTCAAGTCCGAGAACGGCATCGACCTCAAAGCGGACAAGATGGCGCTTCAGCGCCTCAAAGATGCGGCGGAAGCGGCGAAGAAAGAGCTCTCTTCCGCTTCGGAGACGGAGATCAACCTGCCGTTCATCACGGCGGACGCGACGGGACCGAAACACCTCGTCGTCAAACTGACCCGTGCGAAGTTCGAAGGGATGATCGACGACCTGATCAAAGAGACGATGACGCACATCAACGTCGCGCTCAAAGATGCGGACCTCGACAAAGGTGAGATCAAAGAGGTCATCATGGTCGGCGGTTCCATCCGTGTCCCGCTGGCACAGCAGAAGGTCTCCGAGTACTTCGGCGGCAAAGAGCTGAACAAATCGGTCAACCCGGACGAAGTCGTCGCCCTCGGTGCGGCGATCCAGGGCGGGGTCCTGCGCGGTGACGTCAAAGACGTCCTGCTGCTTGACGTTACACCGCTTAGCCTCGGTATCGAGACCCTCGGTGGCGTCGCGACCAAGGTCATCGAAAAAGGCACGACGATCCCGGTCAAGAAGTCCCAGGTCTTCTCCACGGCCGAAGACAACCAGCCGGCGGTCTCCATCCACGTCGTCCAGGGTGAGCGTGAGTTCGCCAAGGACAACAAGTCTCTCGGGATGTTCGAACTGACCGAGATCCCGGCGGCACCGCGCGGCGTTCCGCAGATCGAAGTCACCTTCGATATCGACGCCAACGGTATCCTGACGGTCTCCGCGGCCGACAAAGGTACGGGCAAACGCCAGGAGATCAAGATCACCGGTTCGTCAGGACTCTCCGAAGAGGAGATCAACAAGATGGTCCAGGACGCCGAGTCGCATAAAGCCGAAGACGAGAAGCGCAAAGAGCTTGTCGACCTGCGCAACCAGGCGGACGCGATGATCGCCCAGACGGAAAAAGCGATGAAAGAGGCGGGCGAGAACATCGACGCCGGCGACAAAGCCAACATCGAGAGCGCGATTGCCGCCCTCAAAGAGACGCTCAAGGACGAAAACGCGACCAAAGAGCAGATCGAAGAGAAGCTCAAAACGCTGACGGAAGCAAGCCATAAACTGGCCGAGCAGATGTACAAGCAGGAGCAGGGCGGTGCCGCGGCCTCCGAAGGCGCCAAGAAAGCCGACGACGACGTTATCGACGCCGAGATCGAATAA
- a CDS encoding DUF4230 domain-containing protein — protein MDNIIMFFSGLLLAGGIAVLIWYLKRTKKEGPANVALYSTIEKMESLGNLNVYKVVTKEIVTASDHIFGNFGEKYLRWLISKKKLAMIFTFDIDFSYNLKDSHFGIEELGEGQYLFKMPECRYSLSIKDISFYDEQNGKLLPWLLPDLIAGVFSDGFDENDRNALIKEAKKQVSAIANGMMIELLPDVQKSARTTLEQIAFALNAASIQFDFSESPTIENTVDYLPGNRPEAQLPPAAEA, from the coding sequence ATGGATAATATCATTATGTTTTTTAGCGGCCTCCTGCTTGCGGGAGGGATCGCGGTTCTGATCTGGTACCTGAAGCGCACCAAAAAAGAGGGCCCGGCCAACGTCGCGCTCTATTCGACCATAGAGAAGATGGAGTCCCTGGGGAACCTCAACGTCTACAAGGTCGTCACAAAGGAGATCGTCACGGCCTCCGATCATATCTTCGGGAACTTCGGGGAGAAGTACCTGCGCTGGCTCATCTCCAAGAAGAAACTGGCGATGATCTTCACCTTCGACATCGACTTCAGCTACAACCTCAAAGACAGCCACTTCGGCATCGAGGAGCTCGGCGAGGGACAGTACCTCTTCAAAATGCCCGAGTGCCGCTATTCGCTCAGCATCAAGGACATCAGTTTCTACGACGAACAGAACGGCAAGCTGCTGCCGTGGCTTCTGCCCGACCTCATTGCCGGGGTCTTCAGCGACGGCTTTGACGAAAACGACCGTAACGCCCTGATCAAGGAGGCAAAAAAGCAGGTCTCCGCCATCGCCAACGGCATGATGATCGAGCTGCTTCCCGATGTACAGAAATCCGCCCGCACGACGCTGGAGCAGATCGCCTTCGCCCTCAACGCCGCGTCGATTCAGTTCGACTTCTCCGAATCCCCGACGATCGAGAACACCGTCGACTACCTTCCGGGAAACCGGCCCGAAGCCCAGCTTCCCCCCGCTGCAGAGGCGTAA
- the grpE gene encoding nucleotide exchange factor GrpE: MSQEENKPNNEETLPNDEEMIEEMVSEEAEEVGSDLERVQMELDQLKDKYTRVHADFDNIKKRLEREKYQALEYAQEKFAKDLIPVVDSLEMAVKAADAEGMEAAELLAKVKEGVELTMKQFLSALEKHGITAVGEEEPFDPNVHHAVQQVDSPEHESGEIVSTFQKGYKYKERTLRDAMVVIAN; this comes from the coding sequence ATGTCTCAGGAAGAAAACAAGCCTAATAATGAAGAAACTTTGCCCAATGATGAAGAAATGATTGAGGAGATGGTTTCAGAAGAGGCGGAAGAGGTCGGTTCGGACCTTGAACGTGTCCAAATGGAACTGGATCAGCTCAAAGATAAGTATACAAGGGTCCACGCGGACTTTGACAATATTAAAAAGCGTCTGGAGCGCGAAAAGTACCAGGCACTTGAATACGCCCAGGAGAAGTTCGCGAAGGACCTGATCCCGGTTGTCGACTCGCTGGAGATGGCCGTCAAGGCCGCCGATGCCGAAGGGATGGAAGCCGCCGAGCTTCTGGCCAAGGTGAAAGAGGGTGTCGAACTGACGATGAAGCAGTTCCTCAGCGCCCTGGAAAAACACGGCATTACGGCAGTAGGCGAAGAGGAACCCTTCGATCCGAACGTACACCACGCGGTACAGCAGGTGGACAGCCCGGAACACGAGAGCGGGGAAATCGTCAGTACCTTCCAGAAAGGGTACAAATATAAAGAGCGGACATTGCGCGACGCAATGGTCGTGATTGCAAACTAA
- a CDS encoding ComF family protein has product MRCLLCESWSLSRICRACREEHLTPSLHTRKILGKLPVHSFYRYDEIEPLLLTKHTDIGHHLYRIMASLSFAPYAKTLGMEEAVAVIAVDDHVRHGYSHTAVLARAMKTAALMPRHTVLRDRSGHRYSGQDFQYRLTHPRDFTLKPFPETKVILVDDILTTGLTLTQAVEALEREGKEVLFCLTLADAER; this is encoded by the coding sequence TTGCGCTGTCTACTCTGCGAATCGTGGTCACTGAGCCGCATTTGCAGGGCCTGCCGCGAGGAACATCTCACCCCCTCCCTTCACACCCGAAAGATCCTCGGGAAACTCCCCGTACACTCCTTTTACAGATACGACGAGATCGAGCCGCTGCTGCTGACGAAGCATACGGATATCGGACACCACCTTTACAGGATTATGGCTTCGCTCTCTTTTGCACCGTATGCAAAGACATTGGGGATGGAGGAGGCCGTGGCCGTTATCGCGGTGGATGACCATGTCCGGCACGGCTACTCGCATACGGCGGTGCTGGCCCGGGCGATGAAAACCGCCGCATTGATGCCAAGGCACACCGTGCTGCGCGACCGATCGGGGCACCGCTACTCCGGGCAGGACTTCCAGTACCGCCTGACGCACCCGCGGGATTTTACACTAAAGCCTTTCCCGGAAACGAAAGTGATCCTCGTCGACGATATCCTGACGACGGGCCTGACACTGACCCAGGCGGTGGAGGCGCTGGAGCGGGAGGGAAAAGAGGTGCTTTTCTGCCTGACGCTGGCCGACGCGGAACGCTGA